A window from Roseburia sp. 499 encodes these proteins:
- the thrS gene encoding threonine--tRNA ligase — MKITLKDGSIKEYSEAKSVYDIALDISEGLARAACAGEVNGEVVDLRTVLEKDCELNILTQKDAEGIRTVRHTCSHVLAEAVKRLFPNAKLAIGPSIDEGFYYDFEAEPFSREDLDNLEKEMKKIIKEGNKLEKFTLPRAEAIQFMKDKEEPYKVELIEDLPEDAEISFYKQGEGFTDLCAGPHLMSTKPIKAFKLISSSMAYWRGDSNKAQLQRIYGTAFATKDELNAYLEHLEDIKKRDHNKLGREMKLFTTVDVIGQGLPLLMPKGQKIVQTLQRWIEDLEDNEWGYIRTKTPLMAKSDLYKISGHWDHYKDGMFVLGDEEKDKEVFALRPMTCPFQYYVYKAEQHSYRDLPLRYGETSTLFRSEDSGEMHGLTRVRQFTISEGHLIVRPDQMVEEFKGCLALAKHCLTTLGLEEDVTYHLSKWDPDNREKYIGTAEVWEETQQHMRDIMNELGIKFTEDVGEAAFYGPKVDINAKNVYGKEDTMITIQWDALLAEQFDMYYIDQNGEKIRPYIIHRTSIGCYERTLAWLIEKYAGKFPTWLCPEQVRVLPISDKYEAYAAEVEKELKKNKILCSVDNRSEKIGYKIREARLDKIPYMLVVGQQEEADKTVSVRSRFAGDEGVKPLDTFIEQICKEIRTKEIRKEEVVEEQKK, encoded by the coding sequence ATGAAAATCACATTAAAAGATGGCTCCATAAAGGAGTACAGCGAAGCAAAAAGTGTATATGATATCGCATTGGATATCAGTGAAGGATTAGCAAGAGCAGCCTGTGCCGGAGAAGTAAACGGTGAGGTTGTGGATTTAAGAACTGTTTTGGAGAAAGATTGCGAATTAAATATTTTAACACAGAAGGACGCAGAGGGTATTCGTACCGTACGTCATACCTGTTCTCATGTGTTGGCAGAAGCAGTAAAACGTCTGTTTCCAAACGCAAAATTAGCAATTGGACCATCTATTGACGAAGGATTCTACTATGATTTTGAAGCGGAACCATTTTCCAGAGAAGATTTAGACAATCTGGAAAAAGAAATGAAAAAGATTATCAAAGAAGGAAATAAATTAGAGAAGTTTACTCTGCCAAGAGCAGAAGCAATTCAGTTCATGAAGGATAAAGAAGAACCATATAAGGTAGAATTAATCGAAGACCTTCCGGAAGATGCAGAGATCTCCTTCTATAAGCAGGGCGAAGGGTTTACTGATTTGTGTGCAGGACCTCATCTTATGAGCACCAAGCCAATCAAAGCATTTAAGCTGATTTCTTCTTCTATGGCATATTGGAGAGGAGATTCCAACAAAGCACAGCTTCAGAGAATCTACGGAACTGCATTTGCAACAAAAGATGAATTAAATGCATATTTAGAGCATTTAGAGGATATTAAGAAGCGTGATCACAATAAGTTGGGAAGAGAAATGAAGTTATTTACTACCGTTGATGTAATTGGACAGGGACTCCCACTTCTTATGCCAAAGGGACAAAAGATTGTTCAGACATTACAGAGATGGATTGAAGACTTAGAAGACAATGAGTGGGGCTATATCCGTACCAAGACACCATTGATGGCAAAATCTGATTTGTACAAAATTTCCGGTCACTGGGATCATTACAAAGACGGTATGTTTGTATTGGGAGATGAGGAAAAAGACAAGGAAGTATTTGCACTTCGTCCAATGACTTGTCCGTTCCAGTATTATGTATACAAAGCAGAACAGCATTCTTATCGTGATTTGCCATTACGTTACGGCGAAACATCTACTTTGTTCCGTTCAGAAGATTCCGGTGAAATGCATGGACTTACTCGTGTACGTCAGTTTACCATTTCCGAAGGTCATTTGATTGTAAGACCGGATCAAATGGTAGAAGAATTCAAGGGATGTCTTGCATTAGCAAAACACTGCCTTACTACACTGGGCTTAGAAGAGGATGTAACTTATCATTTGTCTAAGTGGGATCCGGACAATCGCGAAAAATATATTGGTACTGCGGAAGTTTGGGAAGAAACACAGCAGCATATGCGTGATATTATGAATGAACTTGGAATCAAGTTTACGGAGGATGTAGGAGAAGCTGCATTCTATGGTCCTAAGGTAGATATCAATGCTAAGAATGTATATGGAAAAGAAGACACTATGATTACCATTCAGTGGGACGCATTGTTGGCAGAACAGTTTGATATGTACTACATTGACCAGAATGGAGAGAAGATTCGTCCATATATTATTCACAGAACATCTATTGGATGCTACGAGAGAACGCTTGCATGGTTAATTGAAAAATATGCCGGAAAGTTCCCAACATGGCTTTGTCCGGAACAGGTAAGAGTATTGCCGATTTCTGATAAGTACGAAGCATATGCAGCAGAAGTGGAAAAAGAATTAAAGAAAAATAAGATTCTTTGCAGTGTTGACAATCGTTCCGAAAAAATCGGATATAAGATTCGTGAAGCAAGACTGGACAAAATTCCATACATGTTGGTAGTAGGTCAGCAGGAAGAAGCAGATAAGACTGTATCTGTAAGAAGCCGTTTTGCCGGTGATGAAGGTGTAAAACCATTAGATACTTTTATTGAACAGATTTGCAAGGAAATCCGCACTAAGGAAATCCGTAAGGAAGAAGTTGTGGAAGAACAGAAGAAATAA
- a CDS encoding leucine-rich repeat domain-containing protein: MKRKILAMLAVASLTASITPVMQAKAEETAQENTVEEGTETVETTERGATEIENGMCGENVSYTLTADGTLTISGSGDMYDYEFLLNPSPFSTNSNIKKIVIENGVTGIGKWAFYNGSLTSVTIPESVTNIGDAAFWQCGSLTSVTIPGSVTSIGDSAFWRCKNLTSITFSEGIKSIGYGAFSDCSNLTSIVIPNSVTEIQEAAFASCSITSITIPQNVASIEPGAFGLCRNLTDIIVAPENTHYTSVNGALYNKDLTELLRYPADETEAVILPSVTTIADCAFNGSEVLKEVKIPKGVIKIGDAAFSGCPELRVVEIPSGVTSIGDMAFSVCNNLKSVVIPSSVTSMGIQVFGKSIPEELTVYCCLGSTAEVYAKEHNINYTLLNNTDELRFYDSNGDMITNEFVFDGSYTYFMQADGTPMRDRLTYHPDGEHIIYLDTNGHEVFNDFQYCPSVGYTCYFDSNGYIYKDQITFVGDKTYYLNLNGKLENEGWFQFGNGMDYGYANWDGTLNTGGFSYDPWGRVVFYHWNGMVARGLITDGQWYYLMDETDGHYLGSFPVN, translated from the coding sequence ATGAAACGAAAGATATTAGCAATGTTAGCAGTAGCATCTTTGACAGCTAGCATAACACCGGTTATGCAGGCAAAAGCAGAAGAAACGGCACAGGAGAACACTGTTGAGGAAGGTACAGAGACAGTTGAAACAACAGAGCGTGGAGCAACGGAAATAGAAAACGGTATGTGTGGAGAAAATGTTAGTTACACATTGACCGCAGATGGAACACTTACTATTTCTGGAAGTGGAGATATGTATGATTATGAATTTCTTCTGAATCCATCGCCATTTTCTACTAATAGTAATATTAAAAAGATTGTTATTGAAAATGGAGTAACAGGTATTGGAAAATGGGCATTTTATAATGGAAGTTTAACAAGCGTTACAATACCAGAAAGTGTAACAAATATTGGTGATGCTGCATTTTGGCAGTGTGGAAGTTTGACAAGTGTCACAATACCGGGGAGTGTAACAAGTATTGGTGATTCTGCATTTTGGAGATGTAAAAATTTAACAAGTATTACCTTCTCGGAAGGAATCAAGAGTATTGGGTATGGGGCGTTTTCAGATTGTAGTAATTTAACAAGTATTGTAATTCCGAATAGTGTAACTGAAATACAAGAAGCTGCATTTGCTAGTTGTAGCATAACAAGTATCACAATTCCACAAAATGTAGCAAGTATTGAACCGGGAGCATTCGGACTATGTAGAAATCTGACAGATATTATAGTTGCACCGGAAAATACACACTATACATCTGTGAATGGGGCCCTGTATAATAAAGATTTGACAGAATTATTGAGATATCCAGCAGATGAGACGGAAGCAGTTATATTGCCAAGTGTAACAACTATAGCAGATTGTGCTTTTAATGGTTCAGAGGTATTAAAAGAAGTAAAAATTCCAAAAGGTGTAATCAAGATAGGTGATGCGGCTTTTAGTGGTTGTCCGGAATTAAGAGTAGTGGAAATACCAAGCGGTGTAACAAGTATAGGGGATATGGCTTTTTCCGTATGTAATAATCTGAAAAGTGTGGTAATTCCAAGCAGTGTAACGAGTATGGGAATACAGGTATTTGGAAAGTCTATACCAGAAGAACTTACAGTCTATTGTTGTCTCGGTTCTACAGCAGAAGTATATGCCAAGGAACATAACATAAATTATACCTTATTAAATAATACAGACGAATTGCGTTTTTATGACAGTAATGGAGATATGATAACCAATGAGTTTGTTTTTGATGGCTCTTATACATATTTTATGCAGGCAGATGGAACGCCTATGAGAGACAGACTTACTTATCATCCGGATGGAGAACATATTATTTATCTGGATACCAATGGACATGAGGTATTTAACGATTTCCAGTATTGCCCGAGCGTAGGATATACCTGCTACTTTGACTCCAACGGATATATTTATAAAGACCAGATTACCTTTGTTGGAGACAAGACCTATTATTTGAATCTGAATGGAAAACTGGAGAATGAAGGATGGTTTCAGTTTGGAAACGGTATGGATTATGGATATGCTAATTGGGATGGAACGCTGAATACCGGTGGATTTTCCTATGATCCATGGGGAAGAGTGGTGTTTTATCATTGGAACGGAATGGTAGCACGAGGACTTATCACAGATGGTCAGTGGTATTATCTCATGGATGAAACAGATGGACATTATCTGGGAAGTTTTCCGGTGAATTAG
- a CDS encoding O-antigen ligase family protein, translating into MKPKYRKKTKFIEDENVKYKNFLVHTIAVFLCIFPFCVYSHVEHLSEMAQKYFSNTEGYTADFFLYHKEKLLLIFAIWLVLFFIGEHIYPEHPVKNIPLKRKTARITLILLGIYTVCILVSALFSTDKATAIWGSCTEYEGIVALLGYLVLFFAGYNYFQSEYHRKILKRGMVVLMSVICVLALVEFICGPIYEMSFMKYLIAPAEYREMAASLSNKEFLGKITLSFYNPGYLGGLCAMLLPISFGLAYEVEIRWKKILYMLLTAGLGFTLLGTGTTGPFIAAIVGMLVLTLGLRADKKRLFTNIGYMLGIFGIVFLLTNIVTEGKMTERLFSVVTNQSNQEQKKQRFMVTNMQIEGGTLEISAEEYSFNVERDASEDFVLETLKFTDEDGSEIPTTIDADGTLHLLTEGYEAVEFTYNGRYLSMDLGYEDTVDFYLTEEGFALVGQNGAPLVRIPQSEIKSEFLKSLYPIATGRGYMWINTLPVLKECILIGKGPGNFAYAFNQNEVVGLLNTHGSYKFVVDKPHNWYLQIGVNTGLLSLICVLGLMLRYIKSGVTCYCASKNHDKGEGMVFEKALWAGLIAFCVTGLVNDSIVAVNPIFWLLFGVGSCAVDNKRGKCE; encoded by the coding sequence ATGAAGCCAAAATATAGGAAAAAGACAAAATTTATCGAAGATGAAAACGTAAAATACAAAAACTTTCTGGTACACACAATTGCTGTTTTTTTATGTATATTTCCATTTTGTGTTTATAGCCATGTAGAACATCTTTCAGAAATGGCACAGAAATATTTCTCAAATACAGAAGGCTACACAGCAGATTTCTTCTTATATCATAAAGAAAAACTATTGCTGATATTTGCAATATGGCTGGTGCTGTTTTTTATAGGAGAGCATATTTATCCGGAACATCCTGTAAAAAATATTCCTCTGAAAAGAAAAACAGCAAGAATAACTTTGATTCTACTGGGGATATATACAGTTTGTATTCTGGTGTCTGCCTTGTTTTCAACAGATAAAGCAACAGCAATTTGGGGCAGTTGTACAGAGTATGAAGGCATAGTGGCACTTTTAGGCTATCTTGTATTGTTTTTTGCCGGGTATAATTATTTTCAGAGTGAATATCACCGCAAAATTTTAAAACGTGGAATGGTGGTTTTGATGTCGGTTATCTGTGTACTGGCATTAGTGGAATTCATTTGTGGTCCTATTTATGAAATGAGTTTTATGAAGTATTTGATTGCTCCGGCAGAATATAGAGAGATGGCAGCCTCATTATCGAATAAGGAATTTTTGGGTAAAATAACACTGTCCTTTTATAATCCGGGATATTTAGGGGGCTTATGTGCAATGTTGCTTCCAATTAGCTTTGGATTGGCTTATGAAGTAGAAATAAGGTGGAAGAAGATATTGTATATGCTTTTGACAGCAGGATTAGGTTTTACTCTGCTTGGAACAGGAACTACAGGTCCGTTTATTGCAGCGATAGTAGGAATGCTTGTTTTAACTTTGGGCTTGCGTGCAGATAAAAAGCGACTTTTTACAAATATTGGCTATATGCTAGGCATTTTTGGAATCGTTTTTCTTCTGACTAATATAGTAACCGAAGGGAAAATGACGGAGCGACTGTTTTCGGTGGTGACCAATCAGAGTAATCAAGAACAGAAAAAACAACGTTTTATGGTAACAAATATGCAGATAGAGGGAGGAACATTGGAGATTTCAGCTGAGGAGTATTCGTTCAATGTGGAAAGGGACGCTTCGGAAGATTTTGTGCTGGAAACATTAAAGTTTACAGATGAGGATGGAAGTGAAATTCCAACTACGATAGATGCGGATGGAACATTACATTTGCTGACAGAAGGTTATGAGGCAGTGGAGTTTACTTACAATGGACGATATCTGTCGATGGATTTGGGATACGAAGATACAGTAGATTTTTATCTGACAGAAGAAGGATTTGCTTTGGTGGGGCAAAATGGAGCTCCATTGGTAAGAATACCACAGTCAGAAATCAAAAGTGAGTTTTTGAAAAGTCTATATCCGATAGCTACAGGAAGGGGATATATGTGGATAAATACGCTTCCTGTTTTAAAAGAATGTATTTTAATCGGAAAAGGTCCGGGAAATTTTGCCTATGCGTTTAATCAAAATGAGGTTGTAGGTCTTTTGAATACGCATGGAAGTTACAAATTTGTAGTGGATAAACCCCATAACTGGTATTTGCAAATTGGGGTAAATACAGGTCTGCTATCGCTGATATGTGTTTTAGGACTGATGTTACGTTATATAAAAAGTGGGGTTACATGCTATTGTGCAAGCAAGAATCATGATAAGGGAGAAGGAATGGTTTTTGAGAAAGCATTATGGGCAGGACTTATTGCTTTTTGTGTCACAGGGCTTGTAAATGATAGTATTGTAGCAGTAAATCCGATTTTCTGGTTACTGTTTGGCGTGGGAAGTTGTGCTGTTGATAATAAGCGAGGTAAATGTGAATAA
- a CDS encoding DUF1540 domain-containing protein: MTQLKCSVKNCMYNDNDDQLCSKGDIMIGGQSATASNETRCESFQERRSSATNSVGSPRESIKVGCKAENCVFNEACKCSAQEIGIAGSNACNCAETECASFECKCK; encoded by the coding sequence ATGACTCAGTTAAAATGTTCTGTTAAAAACTGCATGTACAACGATAATGACGACCAGCTTTGCTCCAAGGGAGATATTATGATTGGTGGACAAAGTGCAACAGCATCTAATGAGACACGTTGCGAGAGCTTTCAGGAACGCAGGAGTTCTGCAACCAATTCTGTAGGTTCTCCAAGAGAGAGTATTAAAGTGGGATGCAAGGCAGAAAATTGTGTCTTTAATGAAGCGTGTAAGTGTAGTGCTCAGGAAATCGGCATTGCCGGAAGCAATGCATGCAATTGTGCAGAGACAGAATGTGCAAGCTTTGAATGTAAATGTAAATAA
- a CDS encoding leucine-rich repeat domain-containing protein, whose amino-acid sequence MKMKYVKQALATVLAVTLLVGSNSNLSVQAAEEQEDVVSGEILEDQKGTVTDSGTCGENATWTYEDGVLTISGSGVVNSCAWNSYKADVTKLVISEGITSATVYSLFTEMPKLTEASLPNSLTELPYFSKCTSLKEITIPSGITSIPNSNFAYCTGLERVTAPGVTKIYDGAFKGCTSLMNANGMAIINNILVLIDSTKVGNNLVIPEGVKDFASWMHFPSSVTYVSIPSTLQTALGGLAGPLISCENLEKIDVSEGNTLYTSVDDSLLSKDKKTLWIVPKEKSGKYVVPDGVETIGYEAMSHCAYLSEVVIPASVKKIEEGGCATANATSIYFSGDAVENIDGIFYNDYYDDDDFKTYYESMAEGERKQYFTEELQTIAQKKIYYVEGTSGWDALKAKYPRVQWLTWDGNNVDAGRTVPYYSLSENGGTWDGTHYTKTDGTVATDIFFFDGSSTYYLQADGTPMKDTLTYHPDGKHIIYLDSNGHEVFNSFQYCPSVGYTCYFDSQGYLYKDQITFVGDKTYYLNANGKLENEGWFRFANGMDYGYANWDGTLVTGGFSYDPWGRVVFYHWNGMVARGLITDGQWYYLMDETDGHYLGSFPVN is encoded by the coding sequence ATGAAGATGAAGTATGTCAAACAAGCATTAGCAACCGTATTAGCGGTAACATTGCTGGTTGGTAGCAACAGCAATCTGTCGGTTCAGGCTGCAGAAGAACAGGAAGATGTGGTGTCAGGAGAAATCTTAGAAGACCAGAAAGGAACAGTAACGGACAGTGGAACCTGTGGAGAAAATGCAACCTGGACTTATGAGGATGGAGTATTGACAATCAGCGGAAGTGGGGTAGTAAATAGTTGCGCATGGAATAGTTATAAAGCAGATGTTACAAAACTTGTTATTTCAGAAGGAATTACATCGGCAACTGTTTATTCATTGTTTACGGAAATGCCCAAATTGACAGAAGCATCTTTACCAAATTCACTGACAGAATTGCCTTATTTTAGTAAGTGCACGAGTTTGAAAGAGATAACTATTCCGAGTGGAATAACAAGTATTCCGAATAGTAATTTTGCATACTGTACTGGCTTAGAGAGGGTAACAGCACCTGGAGTTACTAAAATTTATGATGGTGCATTTAAAGGCTGTACATCATTGATGAATGCCAATGGAATGGCAATCATAAATAATATATTGGTTTTAATTGATTCAACAAAGGTTGGAAATAATCTTGTAATTCCGGAAGGAGTAAAAGATTTTGCTTCATGGATGCATTTTCCTAGCAGTGTAACATATGTTTCAATTCCAAGTACACTTCAGACAGCTTTAGGCGGATTAGCTGGTCCGCTCATCTCCTGTGAGAATCTGGAAAAAATAGATGTATCAGAGGGAAATACACTTTACACATCTGTGGATGACAGCTTGTTGAGTAAAGATAAGAAGACCTTATGGATTGTACCGAAGGAAAAGAGCGGAAAATATGTAGTTCCGGATGGGGTAGAAACAATAGGATATGAGGCAATGTCTCATTGTGCATATTTGTCAGAAGTAGTGATTCCTGCAAGCGTAAAAAAGATTGAAGAAGGCGGATGTGCTACTGCAAATGCTACTTCAATATATTTTTCCGGGGATGCCGTAGAAAATATAGATGGTATATTCTATAACGATTATTATGATGATGATGATTTCAAAACATATTATGAAAGTATGGCAGAAGGAGAACGTAAACAATATTTCACAGAAGAATTGCAGACAATTGCCCAGAAAAAAATTTACTATGTAGAAGGTACTTCAGGCTGGGATGCGTTAAAGGCAAAATATCCAAGAGTTCAATGGCTGACCTGGGATGGAAATAACGTTGACGCAGGTCGTACCGTACCGTATTATAGTCTTTCGGAAAATGGTGGTACTTGGGATGGAACTCATTACACGAAGACGGACGGAACAGTAGCAACAGATATATTTTTCTTTGATGGAAGCAGTACTTATTACTTACAGGCTGATGGAACACCTATGAAAGATACCCTTACTTATCATCCGGACGGAAAACACATCATTTATCTGGATTCCAATGGACATGAGGTATTCAATTCCTTCCAATATTGTCCGAGTGTAGGTTATACCTGCTATTTTGATTCACAGGGATATCTCTATAAAGATCAGATTACATTTGTAGGCGATAAGACCTATTACCTGAATGCAAATGGTAAACTGGAGAATGAAGGATGGTTCCGGTTTGCAAACGGCATGGATTATGGATATGCTAATTGGGATGGAACATTAGTTACAGGAGGATTCTCCTATGACCCATGGGGAAGAGTAGTATTCTATCATTGGAACGGAATGGTAGCACGTGGACTTATTACAGATGGTCAGTGGTATTATCTCATGGATGAAACAGATGGACATTATCTGGGAAGCTTTCCGGTAAACTAA
- a CDS encoding leucine-rich repeat protein has product MMKERKVIKKSTVFVLCFLLGLMSSVSTVQAEEMSGETEESVIGEQPAENFSEIEENVLKDNEEIKMPSGYQEEVSVDTAEEGFNGSEKGAVSSSNSCGDNAVWTLNNGILTISGTGAMYDYSSSAFPAWYSQKSNITSIVVAEGITYIGSCAFYGLDSVTTVSLPSSLTSCGSIVFAECSRLNNVTLPAGVTSIPYAMFANCTSLSTISAPGVTVYGDYAFQGCNFSTFTVGRYVNNINSLAFYNASVTSFEVETGNTVYFASNGVLFADGGATLYAYPSANPNTSYIVPNTVKKIGDSAFINNKYLTQITIGNSVTSLGESAFQACANLSSIAIPDSVTEAGYFTFYGCQNLGSVRFGSGLKETSYEMFEKCTALTTIDFGGSLESLYARSFGYCSALQSVSLPANIKSIGNGCFGECYNLKNFTSVALTSIPYQAFLNDYFLTTVSLNEGLTTINRLAFGGCTNLKKITLPSTIKIVYSYGFPDITEVVQTGTTLTKYGHNGYRSMEKVSVSGTRNYNYAYEVLDIVNQRRSENGVVPLVMNSSLMESAMQRAAETSVLFSHTRPDSSLCFDINSLMSGENIAAGDSTASSVMTSWMNSSGHKANILNSSYTTIGIGCININGTYYWVQCFGTGADSNSCSKPSDTYTTETINIAAETFEEAPTTSGIIWGTPESYTYSVGISVPKTDLDLNSSVQANFYIINPGNSWCTIVNNDQNIIWSSSNNSVATVENGVIKAIKTGGTTITAKTKNGAYKATIQVGVNIGTFITQYGNLSFYRHPDGKMRCYDENFNMITNQFVFDGSYTYFMQADGTPMCDRLTYHPDGEHIIYLDSNGHEVFNNFQYCPSVGYTCYFDSQGYIYKDQITFVGDKVYYLNANGKMENEGWFQFANGRDYGCANWDGTLNTGGFSYDPWGRVVFYHWNGMVARGLITDGVWYYSMDTTDGHYLGNFPVN; this is encoded by the coding sequence ATGATGAAAGAAAGAAAAGTAATAAAAAAATCGACTGTATTTGTATTATGTTTTTTGTTGGGGCTTATGTCATCAGTAAGTACTGTTCAGGCAGAAGAAATGTCTGGAGAGACAGAAGAAAGTGTGATAGGGGAACAGCCAGCAGAAAATTTTTCAGAAATAGAAGAAAATGTTTTGAAGGATAATGAAGAAATAAAAATGCCATCAGGTTATCAAGAAGAAGTATCGGTAGATACTGCAGAAGAAGGTTTTAATGGGTCAGAAAAGGGAGCGGTTTCTTCAAGCAATTCTTGTGGTGATAACGCGGTATGGACTCTGAACAATGGCATACTTACCATCAGTGGAACGGGAGCAATGTATGATTATTCGTCTAGTGCTTTTCCAGCATGGTATAGTCAGAAATCCAACATTACTTCAATTGTAGTTGCAGAGGGAATTACTTACATAGGTTCATGTGCGTTTTATGGATTAGATAGCGTGACAACTGTATCTCTGCCATCATCATTAACTTCATGTGGTAGTATAGTATTTGCAGAATGTAGTAGATTAAATAATGTAACGTTGCCGGCAGGAGTTACATCAATTCCATATGCAATGTTTGCTAATTGCACAAGCCTTAGTACAATTAGTGCACCGGGAGTAACTGTTTATGGAGATTATGCATTCCAAGGATGCAACTTTTCTACGTTTACAGTAGGTAGGTATGTCAATAACATTAACTCGCTGGCGTTTTATAATGCAAGTGTAACGTCGTTTGAAGTAGAAACAGGAAATACAGTGTATTTTGCATCCAATGGTGTACTATTTGCGGATGGAGGAGCTACACTGTATGCATATCCTTCAGCAAATCCTAATACTTCTTATATAGTTCCGAATACGGTAAAAAAGATAGGAGACTCTGCATTTATTAATAATAAGTATTTAACACAGATTACAATTGGAAATTCTGTTACAAGTCTCGGAGAATCAGCATTTCAGGCCTGTGCCAATTTATCATCTATTGCGATTCCGGATAGTGTGACGGAAGCTGGTTATTTTACTTTTTATGGATGTCAGAATTTGGGAAGTGTAAGGTTTGGAAGTGGGTTGAAAGAGACCTCATATGAGATGTTTGAAAAGTGTACGGCATTAACAACCATTGATTTTGGTGGAAGTTTGGAATCTTTGTATGCAAGAAGTTTTGGGTATTGTAGTGCGTTACAGAGTGTTAGTCTTCCTGCAAATATAAAAAGTATAGGAAATGGCTGCTTTGGTGAATGTTACAATTTGAAAAATTTTACATCAGTGGCATTAACTAGTATTCCGTATCAGGCTTTTTTGAATGATTATTTTTTGACAACGGTTTCCTTGAACGAAGGATTGACAACAATTAATCGTTTGGCTTTTGGTGGATGTACAAATTTGAAAAAGATTACCCTACCGTCCACGATAAAGATAGTTTATTCCTATGGGTTCCCGGATATAACAGAAGTGGTTCAAACAGGTACCACGCTGACAAAGTATGGGCATAACGGCTATCGAAGCATGGAAAAGGTATCTGTGTCCGGTACAAGAAATTATAACTATGCTTATGAAGTATTGGATATTGTAAATCAGAGAAGAAGCGAAAATGGTGTTGTACCATTGGTTATGAATTCTTCTTTGATGGAATCAGCTATGCAGCGTGCGGCTGAAACATCTGTTCTGTTTTCACATACCAGACCGGATAGCTCATTATGCTTTGATATTAATAGTCTGATGTCCGGTGAAAATATAGCAGCAGGAGATTCAACTGCTTCAAGTGTTATGACCAGCTGGATGAATTCAAGTGGACATAAAGCTAATATATTGAATTCCAGTTATACAACAATTGGTATTGGCTGTATCAATATTAATGGTACCTATTATTGGGTTCAGTGTTTTGGAACAGGAGCTGATAGTAATAGTTGTTCTAAGCCTTCAGATACATATACAACGGAAACCATTAATATAGCGGCAGAAACTTTTGAGGAAGCGCCCACAACATCAGGAATTATCTGGGGGACACCGGAATCCTATACCTATTCGGTGGGAATCAGCGTGCCAAAAACAGATTTAGATTTGAATAGTTCAGTACAAGCTAACTTTTATATTATAAATCCGGGAAATTCATGGTGTACTATAGTAAATAATGATCAAAATATTATTTGGTCCAGTAGTAATAACTCGGTTGCAACAGTAGAAAATGGAGTGATAAAAGCAATAAAGACGGGTGGCACTACGATTACGGCAAAAACAAAAAATGGTGCCTATAAAGCTACGATACAAGTTGGGGTAAATATAGGAACATTCATTACACAGTACGGTAATTTGAGCTTTTACCGTCACCCGGATGGAAAAATGCGTTGTTATGACGAAAATTTCAACATGATTACAAACCAGTTTGTGTTCGATGGTTCATACACATATTTTATGCAGGCAGATGGCACTCCAATGTGTGATCGTCTGACTTACCATCCGGATGGAGAACACATTATTTATCTGGATTCAAATGGACACGAAGTATTTAATAATTTCCAGTATTGTCCAAGTGTAGGATATACCTGCTATTTTGACTCTCAGGGATATATTTATAAAGACCAAATTACATTTGTGGGAGATAAAGTGTATTATCTGAATGCAAATGGAAAGATGGAAAATGAAGGATGGTTCCAATTTGCAAATGGTCGGGATTACGGATGCGCAAATTGGGATGGAACTCTGAATACCGGTGGATTCTCCTATGACCCGTGGGGAAGAGTGGTATTTTATCACTGGAATGGAATGGTAGCTCGCGGACTTATTACAGATGGTGTGTGGTATTATAGCATGGATACAACAGATGGTCATTATCTGGGAAACTTTCCGGTAAACTAA